From Brucella pseudogrignonensis, a single genomic window includes:
- a CDS encoding ABC transporter ATP-binding protein → MAAEVILRLENVSRAYKEADRELVILNEANFTLRRGEMVALVAPSGAGKSTLLHTAGLLERPDSGDVILDGRSCGSLSEDERTAVRRNDVGFVYQFHHLLPEFSALENVMMPQMIRGLAQKAATVRAQQLLDYMKIGKRASHRPSELSGGEQQRVAIARAVANAPLVLLADEPTGNLDPTTSSYVFGALEALVRQSGLAAMIATHNHELARRMDRRVTLKDGKVVDL, encoded by the coding sequence ATGGCGGCTGAAGTCATTCTGCGTCTGGAAAATGTTAGCCGTGCTTATAAAGAAGCTGATCGTGAACTCGTTATTCTGAACGAGGCGAACTTCACGCTGCGTCGCGGCGAAATGGTGGCCCTCGTCGCCCCATCGGGTGCAGGTAAGTCAACACTGCTTCATACTGCTGGGTTGCTTGAACGCCCGGACAGTGGCGATGTCATTCTTGATGGCCGTTCATGCGGATCCTTGTCGGAGGACGAGCGCACGGCAGTTCGTCGCAATGATGTCGGCTTTGTCTATCAGTTCCACCATCTCCTGCCGGAGTTTTCCGCTTTGGAAAACGTGATGATGCCGCAGATGATCCGTGGCCTGGCACAGAAGGCCGCAACCGTTCGCGCACAGCAGTTGCTTGATTACATGAAGATCGGTAAGCGTGCTTCGCACCGCCCGTCAGAGCTTTCTGGTGGTGAGCAACAGCGCGTGGCTATTGCGCGCGCCGTTGCAAATGCGCCGCTCGTGTTGTTGGCCGATGAGCCGACAGGCAATCTCGATCCGACAACATCGTCGTATGTTTTCGGCGCACTTGAAGCACTGGTTCGTCAGTCTGGATTGGCCGCGATGATTGCAACGCATAATCATGAGCTGGCTCGCCGCATGGACCGGCGTGTAACCTTGAAAGACGGCAAGGTCGTAGACCTCTAA
- the nuoN gene encoding NADH-quinone oxidoreductase subunit NuoN → MQTDLIASLSLAAPEVLLALSGLALLMIGVFSGERASTLVNGLAVAVLIAALALIVIFPHNGSAFGGAFVNDAFARFMKVLTLIGSIVALIMSVGFAREEKFDKFEFPVLIVLSTLGMLIMVSASNMLTLYMGLELQSLALYVLAAFNRDSVRSTEAGLKYFVLGALSSGMLLYGISLVYGYTGHIGFAEIATAVSGGERQLGLVFGLVFILAGLCFKISAVPFHMWTPDVYEGSPTPVTAFFAAAPKMAAMALIVRVVEGAFAPVTQDWQQIITFVAIASMVLGAFAAIGQRNIKRLMAYSSISHMGYALVGLAAGTVVGVKGVALYMAIYLVMTLGSFAFILSMRTKECNVEKIDDLAGLSRSNPVMAVIMTIMLFSLAGIPPLAGFFGKWYTFVAAVEVGLYPLAIIGIVASVVGAFYYLRMIKIMWFDEPVTTFVPAAIELRLVLLVSGAFVLFYGLIGGWLGGLAETAAKTFF, encoded by the coding sequence ATGCAAACCGACCTGATTGCTTCCCTGTCTCTCGCAGCTCCCGAGGTTCTCCTCGCGCTGAGCGGACTGGCATTGCTCATGATCGGCGTGTTCTCCGGAGAGCGCGCCTCAACCCTCGTCAATGGCCTTGCTGTTGCTGTTTTGATTGCAGCACTCGCATTGATCGTTATCTTCCCCCACAATGGCAGCGCTTTTGGCGGCGCCTTTGTCAACGATGCGTTTGCACGCTTTATGAAGGTGCTGACACTGATCGGCTCCATCGTGGCGCTGATCATGTCGGTTGGCTTTGCGCGTGAAGAGAAATTCGACAAGTTCGAATTCCCTGTACTGATCGTGTTGTCCACGCTTGGCATGCTCATCATGGTGTCGGCATCGAACATGCTAACACTCTATATGGGCCTCGAATTGCAGTCGCTTGCGCTCTACGTGCTCGCTGCCTTCAATCGTGACAGCGTTCGTTCGACAGAAGCTGGTCTGAAATACTTCGTTCTTGGCGCTTTGTCGTCGGGTATGCTGCTCTATGGTATCAGCCTTGTTTACGGCTACACCGGCCATATCGGTTTTGCCGAAATCGCAACCGCTGTTTCTGGTGGTGAGCGTCAGCTTGGTCTGGTGTTCGGTCTGGTGTTCATTCTTGCAGGCCTCTGCTTCAAGATTTCCGCCGTTCCATTCCATATGTGGACGCCGGACGTTTATGAAGGTTCGCCAACACCAGTAACTGCGTTCTTTGCTGCCGCTCCTAAGATGGCTGCGATGGCTTTGATCGTTCGTGTTGTGGAAGGCGCATTCGCTCCTGTCACGCAAGACTGGCAGCAGATCATCACTTTCGTTGCAATCGCTTCGATGGTGCTGGGTGCCTTTGCCGCTATCGGTCAGCGCAACATCAAGCGCCTGATGGCATACTCGTCGATCAGCCACATGGGCTATGCCCTTGTTGGTCTGGCTGCCGGTACGGTTGTCGGTGTTAAGGGCGTTGCTCTTTACATGGCGATCTATCTTGTCATGACGCTCGGTAGCTTTGCCTTCATCCTGTCCATGCGGACCAAGGAATGCAATGTCGAGAAGATCGACGATCTTGCAGGTCTGTCGCGCAGCAATCCGGTCATGGCTGTCATCATGACGATCATGCTGTTCTCGCTTGCTGGTATTCCGCCGCTCGCTGGCTTCTTCGGTAAGTGGTACACCTTCGTTGCAGCCGTTGAAGTCGGTCTTTATCCGTTGGCAATCATCGGTATTGTGGCATCGGTTGTGGGCGCGTTCTATTACCTGCGTATGATCAAGATCATGTGGTTCGATGAGCCGGTAACGACATTTGTTCCAGCGGCAATTGAACTGCGTCTCGTATTACTCGTTTCTGGCGCCTTCGTTCTGTTCTATGGACTGATCGGCGGCTGGCTCGGTGGTTTGGCTGAAACTGCAGCGAAGACATTCTTCTGA
- the mce gene encoding methylmalonyl-CoA epimerase, with amino-acid sequence MLERLNHVAIAVPDIRVASALYSGQLGAKVTAPEALPDHGVTVVFIDVGNTKIELLEPLGEGSPIASFLEKNPSGGMHHLCYEVSDIIAARDHLKAEGARVLGNGEPKIGAHGKPVLFLHPKDFNGTLIELEEA; translated from the coding sequence ATGCTTGAACGCCTGAACCATGTTGCAATTGCGGTTCCTGATATTCGGGTCGCTTCTGCGCTTTACAGCGGCCAGTTGGGTGCAAAAGTAACAGCACCCGAGGCTTTGCCGGATCATGGCGTTACGGTGGTTTTTATCGATGTTGGAAACACCAAGATCGAACTGCTGGAACCATTGGGCGAGGGGTCGCCCATTGCAAGTTTCCTTGAAAAGAACCCTTCGGGCGGGATGCATCATCTTTGCTACGAGGTCTCAGATATCATTGCTGCGCGTGATCACCTGAAGGCGGAAGGCGCGCGTGTTCTTGGTAATGGCGAACCGAAGATCGGCGCACATGGAAAGCCGGTCCTTTTTCTGCACCCTAAGGATTTCAACGGAACATTGATCGAGCTTGAGGAGGCGTGA
- a CDS encoding LLM class flavin-dependent oxidoreductase has protein sequence MELGIYTFGDIGPDPETNRPLSPQQRLTNLIEEIELADQVGLDVFGVGEHHRPDYAVSAPPIVLAAAATRTKNIKLTSAVTVLSSDDPVRVYQQFSTLDLLSNGRAEIMVGRGSFIESFPLFGYNLDDYDTLFAEKLDLLLNIRQHEQVSWTGKTRAPIDGRGVYPRALPDSLPIWLAVGGTPASVGRAALLGLPLAIAIIGGYPERFSQLTDFYREAGLKAGHAPEQLKVGINSHGYIAENSQQAGDEFYTSYAYVMSKLGHERGWPPTTREKFDAMCQPRGSLLVGSPQQVIDKILDQQSYFKHDRFLLQTALGNLSHKHTMKSIELFGTKVAPELRKSLNQKASA, from the coding sequence ATGGAACTCGGTATTTACACATTCGGCGATATTGGGCCTGATCCTGAAACCAATCGCCCCCTTTCGCCACAGCAACGGTTAACAAATCTTATTGAAGAGATTGAACTTGCTGATCAGGTTGGCCTTGATGTGTTCGGGGTCGGTGAGCATCATCGCCCAGACTACGCAGTTTCTGCGCCACCGATTGTGCTGGCTGCAGCAGCGACACGCACAAAAAACATCAAGCTAACGAGTGCTGTGACGGTTCTGTCTTCGGATGATCCTGTTCGGGTCTATCAGCAATTTTCCACGTTAGATCTTCTCTCCAATGGTCGTGCAGAAATCATGGTAGGACGTGGTTCGTTCATCGAGTCATTCCCGCTCTTTGGCTATAATCTCGATGATTACGATACGCTCTTTGCTGAGAAGCTTGATCTTCTTCTCAACATTCGTCAACATGAGCAGGTGAGCTGGACAGGAAAGACGCGTGCGCCGATTGACGGGCGTGGTGTCTATCCCCGCGCCTTGCCAGATTCTTTGCCTATATGGCTCGCAGTTGGTGGAACGCCGGCATCGGTTGGACGTGCGGCACTTCTCGGTCTGCCATTAGCTATTGCCATCATCGGCGGGTATCCGGAGCGCTTTTCACAACTGACAGATTTCTATCGTGAAGCTGGCCTCAAAGCTGGACACGCGCCAGAACAGCTCAAAGTTGGAATCAACTCCCACGGCTATATCGCTGAAAACTCTCAACAAGCAGGTGATGAGTTCTACACGTCATATGCTTATGTGATGAGCAAACTCGGACATGAGCGCGGTTGGCCGCCAACCACCCGAGAAAAATTTGACGCTATGTGCCAACCGCGAGGATCATTGCTCGTCGGAAGCCCGCAGCAGGTTATCGACAAGATCCTCGATCAACAGAGCTATTTTAAACATGATCGATTTTTGTTGCAGACGGCTTTGGGCAATCTGTCTCATAAACATACGATGAAATCGATTGAGCTGTTTGGCACCAAGGTTGCGCCAGAGCTTCGCAAATCGCTAAACCAAAAAGCGTCCGCATAA
- a CDS encoding DUF3008 family protein — MPAKSKAQQKAAGAALSAKRGEIKKSELIGASKEMYESMSEKELEDFAETKHKGLPEHVDDKKSD; from the coding sequence ATGCCAGCCAAATCGAAAGCTCAGCAAAAAGCAGCTGGTGCCGCACTTTCCGCCAAACGCGGTGAAATCAAAAAGAGCGAGTTAATCGGCGCTTCCAAAGAGATGTACGAATCCATGAGCGAAAAGGAATTGGAAGACTTTGCGGAGACTAAGCACAAAGGTCTTCCGGAACATGTAGATGATAAGAAAAGCGACTGA
- a CDS encoding NAD(P)-dependent oxidoreductase, translating into MSKIALIGATGFVGAAVLKEAVSRGHTVTALVRNTDKIAKLDNVTAVKTDIFDTDALASQLAGHNIVISAYNPGWTDANIRENHIKGSRSINTAAKKAGVKRLIAVGGAGSLEINGQQLVDSPEFPADWKEGALGARQALNELREENELDWTFVSPAIMLEPGERTGKYRLGADQPVFDEKGESKISVDDLAVAIIDEAEQGKHIGKRFTAAY; encoded by the coding sequence ATGTCTAAAATCGCATTGATCGGCGCAACAGGTTTTGTAGGCGCTGCCGTCCTCAAAGAAGCCGTTTCACGCGGCCACACTGTTACAGCTCTTGTCCGCAACACTGACAAAATTGCAAAACTCGACAATGTTACGGCCGTGAAAACTGATATATTCGACACCGACGCTCTTGCGAGCCAGCTGGCTGGTCATAACATTGTCATTTCAGCGTATAATCCAGGTTGGACAGATGCCAATATTCGCGAAAACCACATCAAGGGTAGCCGTTCTATCAATACCGCAGCAAAGAAAGCTGGCGTAAAGCGTCTGATTGCCGTCGGTGGTGCTGGTAGCCTCGAAATCAATGGCCAACAGCTTGTAGATTCGCCTGAGTTTCCGGCAGATTGGAAAGAAGGCGCTTTGGGCGCACGTCAAGCGCTCAACGAACTGCGCGAAGAAAATGAACTCGACTGGACCTTCGTTTCGCCAGCTATCATGCTGGAACCGGGTGAACGAACTGGCAAGTATCGCCTTGGCGCAGATCAGCCTGTCTTTGACGAAAAAGGCGAAAGTAAAATTTCTGTCGATGATCTGGCGGTTGCAATTATCGACGAGGCCGAACAGGGAAAGCATATCGGTAAGCGTTTTACTGCTGCTTATTAA
- the bspC gene encoding type IV secretion system effector BspC, translated as MKSTRIILFAILAFGVTGAACADTVPKRSKDFTGNYQTLVKDQQASPQIAGCIASAYDYVKNSKKYDRLGFTKDDIANATTNEKSSKFSAKDGRKVSAIISVPGEARNKAGGWDGISVRCGITSGKLKAIEIVATKAIK; from the coding sequence ATGAAATCGACCCGAATCATACTTTTTGCAATTTTGGCATTTGGCGTCACAGGTGCCGCCTGCGCTGATACGGTTCCGAAGCGCTCCAAGGACTTCACAGGCAATTATCAAACACTGGTGAAAGACCAACAGGCATCACCCCAAATTGCGGGCTGCATTGCATCTGCTTACGATTATGTGAAAAATAGCAAAAAGTATGATCGTCTCGGCTTCACGAAAGACGATATTGCCAACGCAACCACAAACGAAAAATCATCGAAATTCAGTGCTAAAGACGGCCGGAAAGTATCAGCCATTATTTCAGTGCCAGGTGAAGCACGCAACAAAGCTGGAGGCTGGGACGGTATTTCAGTTCGTTGCGGCATTACTTCCGGCAAGCTGAAAGCGATTGAGATTGTGGCGACCAAAGCCATAAAATAG
- a CDS encoding ribonuclease J, with protein MPRSTQTQFVFLPLGGVGEIGMNLAMYGYGPENNREWIVVDMGVSFAGPEHPGADLILPDIRFLEAEKHNLRGIIITHAHEDHYGALLDLWPRLKAPVYATPFTAGLLEAKRHSEIRAPEIPITVFNAGETFEVGPFKLEAIAVTHSIPEPVSLAITTPLGTVVHTGDWKMDPDPSMGPLIDEARFRAIGEQGVLALICDSTNAMREGESPSEREVGEGLRELIENARGRVAITTFSSNVGRIRSITEAARDAGRQVLVVGRSMKRTIAVAAELGYMEGLPEFLSEDDYGYIPRENVVMILTGSQGEPRAALAKLARDEMRSIALSAGDTVIFSSRPIPGNEKAILDIKNKLIDQGIKLISDDDALVHVSGHPRRSELKRMYSWVRPRILVPVHGEAAHLVAQGSLGAMEGIEEIAQVRDGDMLRLAPGRAEIIDEAPVGRIYKDGKLIGDEDEIGMVERRKLAYVGHVAVSVLLDRDFKIMDEPDLVAFGLPEEDGQGDLMEDILLDAAIEAIDSIPRARRKDLEVVRESVRRAVRAATNEAWGKKPVVTVFINRIK; from the coding sequence ATGCCCCGGTCAACACAGACGCAATTTGTCTTCCTGCCATTGGGTGGTGTCGGCGAAATCGGCATGAACCTCGCCATGTATGGCTATGGTCCGGAAAACAATCGCGAATGGATCGTGGTTGATATGGGCGTTAGCTTTGCCGGTCCTGAACATCCCGGCGCTGATCTTATTCTGCCGGACATCCGCTTTCTGGAAGCTGAAAAACATAATCTGCGCGGTATTATCATTACACACGCGCATGAAGACCATTATGGTGCGCTGCTCGATCTCTGGCCACGCCTCAAAGCGCCGGTCTATGCGACTCCATTTACGGCAGGCTTGCTTGAAGCCAAGCGCCATTCAGAAATTCGCGCCCCTGAAATTCCGATTACAGTTTTCAACGCGGGCGAGACTTTCGAAGTCGGTCCTTTCAAGCTTGAGGCGATTGCCGTTACGCACTCGATACCGGAACCTGTTTCGCTGGCAATCACCACGCCGCTTGGCACAGTTGTTCATACAGGCGATTGGAAGATGGACCCTGATCCGTCGATGGGGCCGCTGATTGACGAAGCACGGTTCCGCGCAATTGGCGAACAGGGCGTTCTGGCACTGATCTGCGATTCCACCAATGCGATGCGCGAAGGTGAATCGCCTTCCGAGCGTGAGGTTGGCGAAGGCTTGCGCGAACTGATCGAAAACGCGCGTGGTCGCGTGGCAATTACAACCTTCTCGTCGAATGTTGGCCGTATCCGCTCGATCACCGAAGCTGCACGCGATGCGGGCCGTCAGGTGCTGGTGGTTGGCCGCTCAATGAAGCGCACAATCGCTGTTGCAGCTGAGCTTGGCTATATGGAAGGCTTGCCAGAATTCTTGAGCGAAGACGATTACGGCTATATTCCGCGTGAAAATGTCGTGATGATCCTCACAGGCAGTCAGGGTGAGCCGCGTGCAGCACTCGCGAAACTTGCGCGTGATGAAATGCGCAGCATTGCTTTGTCGGCGGGTGATACGGTAATTTTCTCATCGCGTCCAATTCCGGGCAACGAGAAGGCTATTCTTGATATCAAGAACAAGCTGATCGATCAGGGCATCAAGCTGATCAGCGATGATGATGCGCTTGTGCATGTTTCGGGCCATCCGCGCCGCAGTGAATTGAAGCGCATGTATTCATGGGTGCGTCCGCGCATTCTCGTGCCTGTTCATGGCGAAGCAGCGCATCTTGTAGCTCAGGGTTCGCTTGGCGCTATGGAAGGCATCGAAGAGATCGCACAGGTGCGCGATGGAGATATGCTGCGTCTTGCTCCCGGCAGGGCTGAAATTATCGATGAAGCTCCGGTTGGCCGTATCTACAAAGACGGCAAGCTGATCGGTGACGAAGACGAAATCGGCATGGTTGAGCGTCGTAAGCTTGCCTATGTCGGCCATGTTGCCGTTTCCGTTCTACTCGACCGTGATTTCAAGATCATGGATGAACCTGATTTGGTCGCTTTTGGCTTGCCGGAAGAAGACGGGCAGGGTGATCTCATGGAAGATATTCTGCTTGATGCCGCTATTGAGGCCATCGACAGCATTCCGCGCGCGCGCCGTAAAGACCTCGAAGTGGTTCGTGAGTCCGTTCGTCGTGCTGTTCGCGCTGCGACAAATGAAGCATGGGGCAAAAAGCCGGTAGTGACGGTGTTCATCAACCGGATAAAGTAA
- a CDS encoding helix-turn-helix domain-containing protein, protein MKNTNEPNAIAPLLSSTAAFRPDSDGDGSCPIREVLDRVGDTWSILVVFNLQVGSMRFNALRRSIEGISQRMLTVTLRSLERDGLVARHVRPTSPPEVEYSLTELGHSLAVPIDVLGQWAVRNREQMRDARSRFDKAVNF, encoded by the coding sequence ATGAAGAATACAAACGAACCAAATGCCATCGCGCCGTTATTATCATCTACCGCCGCCTTTCGGCCTGATTCAGACGGGGATGGATCATGCCCTATCCGTGAAGTGCTGGACCGCGTGGGCGACACATGGAGCATTCTAGTTGTTTTCAATTTGCAGGTGGGATCAATGCGTTTCAATGCCTTGCGACGCTCGATTGAAGGCATCTCTCAAAGGATGCTCACTGTCACTTTGCGTTCGCTTGAACGTGATGGGCTTGTGGCGCGTCACGTCCGTCCAACGTCGCCGCCGGAAGTGGAGTATTCGCTAACCGAGCTCGGCCATTCGCTGGCGGTGCCGATAGATGTGTTGGGGCAGTGGGCCGTGAGAAACCGCGAGCAGATGCGCGATGCCCGTTCGCGTTTCGACAAAGCTGTGAACTTTTAG
- a CDS encoding biotin--[acetyl-CoA-carboxylase] ligase — MNKAAGDGNRFTLAPAALADGYRLEFFPVIGSTNAEALSQANAGDAGRLWTISPKQESGRGRRGRAWTAPEGNLAATLLLVDRFDPKTAATLGFVAGLALADAVDAVLPPAVASKVNVALKWPNDVLVDGAKLSGILLESTLLSDGRFGIAVGMGTNVVAAPEGLPYAATSINGLGGNTDAATLFLALSDAWCHYHRIWDQGRGLNTIREFWLKRAHGLGQPVAMQLNGRIVEGVFETIDSDCRLVIREDDGTRVPVTAGDVYFGTAASVKAGS, encoded by the coding sequence ATGAATAAGGCCGCAGGTGATGGCAATCGTTTCACGCTGGCACCTGCGGCTTTAGCAGACGGATACCGACTGGAGTTTTTTCCAGTCATCGGTTCTACCAATGCAGAGGCGCTTTCACAGGCTAATGCCGGTGATGCAGGGCGCCTCTGGACCATTTCTCCCAAGCAGGAGAGCGGACGAGGGCGACGTGGCCGTGCATGGACCGCGCCTGAAGGCAATCTTGCAGCAACCCTGCTGCTGGTTGATCGTTTTGATCCCAAAACTGCCGCTACTTTAGGTTTTGTCGCGGGTTTAGCACTTGCTGACGCTGTTGACGCGGTTTTGCCGCCGGCCGTTGCTTCAAAAGTCAATGTTGCACTCAAATGGCCGAATGATGTTCTGGTCGATGGTGCAAAGCTTTCCGGCATTCTTCTCGAATCCACATTGCTGTCTGATGGACGCTTTGGAATAGCGGTCGGAATGGGCACCAATGTCGTGGCCGCACCCGAAGGCCTGCCATATGCCGCAACCTCAATCAATGGATTGGGCGGTAATACGGATGCAGCCACGCTATTTCTGGCGCTGTCCGATGCATGGTGCCACTATCACCGTATCTGGGATCAGGGGCGAGGCCTCAACACGATCCGCGAGTTTTGGCTGAAGCGCGCCCATGGTTTAGGGCAGCCTGTAGCTATGCAGTTGAATGGCAGGATCGTTGAAGGCGTGTTTGAAACTATCGATTCGGATTGCCGTCTCGTCATCCGCGAGGATGATGGAACACGCGTGCCGGTGACGGCGGGCGACGTCTATTTTGGAACGGCTGCATCGGTCAAAGCTGGTTCTTGA
- a CDS encoding DUF1467 family protein, with product MTIVSGIAMYFIFWWVTLFALLPVGLRTQAEENDVTLGTVASAPEKPRIGRAFLRTTVVASAIFGLYYYLTQVQGFGLDDIPHFFPDLK from the coding sequence ATGACCATCGTTTCCGGCATCGCGATGTATTTTATATTCTGGTGGGTCACATTGTTTGCGCTGTTGCCCGTGGGACTACGCACACAAGCGGAGGAAAATGATGTGACATTGGGCACCGTCGCCAGTGCGCCAGAAAAACCACGCATCGGACGCGCTTTTCTTCGCACAACTGTCGTAGCGTCCGCCATTTTCGGCCTCTATTATTATCTGACGCAGGTGCAAGGCTTTGGCCTTGATGATATTCCGCATTTCTTTCCCGATCTGAAATAA
- the proS gene encoding proline--tRNA ligase, whose translation MRLSQYFLPILKENPKEAEIVSHRLMLRAGMIRQQSAGIYSWLPLGLKVLNKVCDIIREEQNRAGANEILMPTIQSAELWRESGRYDAYGKEMLRIQDRQEREMLFGPTNEEMVTDIFRSYVRSYKDLPLNLYHIQWKFRDEVRPRFGVMRSREFLMKDAYSFDLDYEGAKMAYYRMFVSYLRTFARVGLQAIPMRADTGPIGGDLSHEFIILAETGESQVYCDKAYLNLAVPGADTDFRNDEQLTDIVNRWTTPYAATDEMHDEADWSAVEADDQVSARGIEVGHIFHFGTKYSEAMGAKVQGPDGKDHFVSMGSYGIGPSRLVAAAIEAFHDEAGIIWPKSIAPFGVGIINMKAGDEACDGVSEQLYTAFTNAGLDPLLDDTDNRAGSKFATMDLIGLPYQVIVGPRGVAAGEVEVKDRKTGERQNLTIEAAINLLTA comes from the coding sequence ATGCGTCTGTCGCAGTATTTTTTGCCCATTCTGAAGGAAAACCCAAAAGAGGCTGAAATTGTCTCTCACAGGTTGATGCTGCGCGCGGGCATGATCCGTCAGCAGTCGGCAGGCATCTATTCATGGCTTCCGCTTGGTCTGAAAGTGCTCAACAAGGTCTGTGACATCATTCGTGAAGAGCAGAACCGCGCTGGCGCAAATGAAATCCTTATGCCAACGATCCAGTCCGCCGAACTGTGGCGTGAAAGCGGTCGCTATGATGCATATGGCAAGGAAATGCTACGCATTCAGGACCGTCAGGAGCGCGAAATGCTCTTCGGACCGACTAATGAGGAAATGGTCACGGATATTTTCCGTTCTTATGTGCGCTCTTACAAAGACCTGCCGCTCAACCTCTACCATATTCAGTGGAAGTTCCGCGATGAAGTGCGTCCGCGTTTCGGCGTGATGCGCTCGCGTGAATTCTTGATGAAAGATGCCTATTCGTTCGACCTCGATTACGAGGGCGCGAAGATGGCTTACTACCGCATGTTCGTGTCTTATCTGCGCACCTTCGCCCGCGTTGGTCTGCAGGCGATCCCTATGCGCGCTGATACTGGCCCAATTGGCGGTGATCTTTCGCACGAATTCATCATTCTCGCTGAAACAGGCGAAAGCCAGGTCTATTGCGATAAGGCTTATCTCAATCTGGCTGTCCCGGGCGCAGACACCGATTTCCGCAATGATGAGCAGCTTACGGACATCGTCAATCGCTGGACGACGCCTTATGCGGCAACCGACGAAATGCACGACGAAGCTGATTGGTCAGCGGTGGAAGCCGATGATCAGGTTTCGGCGCGCGGCATCGAAGTTGGTCATATCTTCCATTTTGGCACCAAATATTCGGAAGCCATGGGTGCGAAGGTGCAGGGACCGGATGGCAAAGACCATTTTGTTTCGATGGGCTCTTATGGCATTGGGCCTTCGCGTCTGGTCGCAGCTGCGATCGAAGCTTTCCACGATGAAGCTGGCATCATCTGGCCAAAGTCGATCGCGCCATTCGGTGTGGGCATTATCAATATGAAGGCCGGTGATGAAGCTTGTGATGGCGTGAGTGAACAGCTTTACACCGCTTTCACCAATGCTGGCCTTGATCCGCTGCTGGACGATACAGACAACCGTGCTGGTTCCAAGTTTGCGACCATGGATTTGATTGGTTTGCCTTATCAGGTGATCGTTGGCCCACGTGGCGTTGCTGCTGGCGAAGTTGAAGTTAAAGACCGCAAGACTGGTGAACGTCAGAACCTTACCATCGAAGCAGCAATCAACCTATTGACGGCTTAA